A single genomic interval of Festucalex cinctus isolate MCC-2025b chromosome 16, RoL_Fcin_1.0, whole genome shotgun sequence harbors:
- the ntf3 gene encoding neurotrophin-3 translates to MVTFITILQVNLVMSILLYVMVLVYLYGIQATNMDNSRQGQQQQQQQPPSPDPLNSLIIQLLQADLTRGKNRSQHGKSRDTEHRDALPPLLGATGDAEQWGEAGRSGESSASVDEGEVMMLNSDLLRQHKRFNSPRVLLSDRAPLQPPPLYMADDFVSGGLDGGTTGNKTRKKRYTQHKSYRGEYSVCDSESQWVTDKTQAVDTRGTPVTVLDKIKTSAAQDIKQYFYETRCRTPRPFKGGCRGIDDKNWNSQCKTTQTYVRALTQVRNSVGWRWIRIDTSCVCALSRKRHRT, encoded by the exons ATGGTTACCTTTATTACG ATCTTACAGGTGAATCTAGTGATGTCCATCCTGCTCTATGTGATGGTCCTCGTGTACCTCTATGGTATCCAGGCAACCAACATGGACAACAGTCGCCAGgggcaacaacagcagcagcaacagccccCCAGTCCGGACCCTTTAAACTCGCTCATCATCCAGCTTCTCCAGGCTGACCTGACCAGGGGGAAGAACCGGAGCCAGCACGGCAAAAGCAGAGACACGGAGCACCGGGACGCGCTGCCGCCCCTCCTCGGTGCCACCGGCGACGCGGAGCAGTGGGGGGAGGCGGGCCGGAGCGGCGAAAGCAGCGCCAGCGTGGACGAGGGCGAGGTGATGATGTTGAACTCGGACCTGCTGAGGCAGCACAAGCGCTTTAATTCCCCCCGGGTGCTGCTGAGTGACCGGGCGCCGCTGCAACCGCCGCCGCTCTACATGGCTGACGACTTTGTGAGCGGCGGACTGGACGGCGGAACGACCGGGAACAAGACCCGGAAGAAGCGCTACACTCAACACAAGAGCTACCGAGGGGAGTACTCGGTGTGCGACAGTGAGAGCCAGTGGGTGACTGATAAAACTCAGGCGGTGGATACGAGGGGGACCCCTGTCACCGTTTTGGACAAAATTAAAACCAGCGCGGCGCAGGATATTAAACAATACTTTTACGAGACGCGCTGTCGGACCCCTCGGCCCTTTAAGGGAGGCTGCAGGGGCATTGACGACAAGAACTGGAACTCGCAATGTAAGACGACGCAGACTTACGTGCGGGCGCTGACGCAGGTTCGCAATTCAGTAGGCTGGAGGTGGATACGCATCGATACTTCCTGTGTTTGCGCACTGTCCAGGAAACGTCACAGGACGTAA